A genomic window from Quercus lobata isolate SW786 chromosome 10, ValleyOak3.0 Primary Assembly, whole genome shotgun sequence includes:
- the LOC115962507 gene encoding RING-H2 finger protein ATL74-like: MPPSVFVYLPNLHIPQGEHISFSWRGSNQHGDIMVQRSRKFGAKMISNEDLKKLPCFDYEAAEKGTSCVDCAVCLENFKMGDKCRLLPNCRHSFHIQCIDSWLLKTPICPICRTCIIPLKVEVIISEESSVSDNIAVELT; the protein is encoded by the exons ATGCCTCCTTCAGTTTTCGTTTACCTACCAAACTTACACATTCCTCAAGGAGAACACAT ATCTTTCAGCTGGAGAGGGAGTAATCAACATGGTGATATTATGGTTCAAAGAAGTAGAAAATTTGGGGCCAAAATGATTTCCAATGAGGACTTGAAAAAGCTGCCTTGCTTTGACTATGAGGCAGCAGAGAAAGGGACTAGCTGTGTTGATTGTGCTGTGTGCTTGGAGAACTTCAAGATGGGTGATAAGTGCAGGTTATTGCCAAATTGCAGGCACAGCTTCCATATTCAGTGCATAGACTCATGGTTGTTGAAGACACCCATTTGTCCAATCTGTCGAACTTGCATTATTCCTCTCAAGGTTGAAGTGATTATAAGTGAGGAAAGTAGTGTTTCAGATAATATTGCAGTTGAATTGACATAG